Proteins from a genomic interval of Lacticaseibacillus pabuli:
- a CDS encoding GIY-YIG nuclease family protein, with product MTEETQTYSFYVLLCHDGSFYGGYSPDVHARVAAHNAGKGAKYTKSRLPVQLLYHHEFTDQHDALSAEWHFKHQSRAKKEAFLRAHGVAWN from the coding sequence ATGACTGAAGAAACACAAACCTATTCGTTTTACGTCCTGCTCTGTCATGATGGGTCTTTCTATGGCGGCTACAGTCCCGATGTGCACGCGCGTGTTGCGGCCCATAATGCTGGGAAGGGTGCGAAGTATACCAAGTCGCGGCTTCCAGTGCAGCTCTTGTATCATCACGAATTCACCGACCAGCACGACGCGTTATCCGCTGAGTGGCATTTCAAACACCAAAGTCGGGCAAAAAAAGAGGCATTTTTACGCGCGCATGGTGTTGCGTGGAACTGA
- the rpsB gene encoding 30S ribosomal protein S2 has translation MSVLSMKQLLEAGVHFGHQTRRWNPKMKPFIFTERNGIYIIDLQKTVKMIDDAYNFVKTVAADKGIFLFVGTKKQAQDSIAEEATRAGSFYVNHRWLGGTLTNWNTIQTRIRRLKQIKKMATDGTFDKLPKKEVSLLKKQQDKLEKFLGGIEDMPRIPDVIFIVDPRKERIAVKEAQKLNIPIVAMVDTNTDPDDIDVIIPSNDDAIRAVRLITSKMADAIIEGRQGEENAAPAADAAPAEAAEDAKN, from the coding sequence ATGTCTGTATTAAGCATGAAGCAGTTGCTTGAAGCTGGTGTCCACTTTGGTCACCAGACCCGTCGTTGGAACCCTAAGATGAAGCCATTCATCTTCACCGAACGTAACGGTATCTACATCATTGACCTGCAAAAGACAGTTAAGATGATCGACGATGCTTACAACTTCGTGAAGACCGTTGCCGCTGACAAGGGTATCTTCTTGTTCGTTGGTACGAAGAAGCAGGCTCAGGACAGTATTGCTGAAGAAGCAACCCGTGCTGGCAGCTTCTACGTTAACCACCGTTGGCTTGGTGGTACCTTGACCAACTGGAACACCATTCAGACACGTATCCGTCGCCTGAAGCAGATCAAGAAGATGGCTACTGATGGTACTTTCGACAAGTTGCCTAAGAAGGAAGTTTCACTCCTTAAGAAGCAGCAGGACAAGCTCGAGAAGTTCCTCGGTGGTATCGAAGACATGCCACGGATTCCAGACGTTATCTTCATCGTTGACCCACGCAAGGAACGCATTGCCGTTAAGGAAGCTCAGAAGTTGAACATTCCTATCGTTGCGATGGTCGACACCAACACTGACCCAGATGACATCGACGTTATCATCCCATCTAACGATGATGCGATTCGCGCCGTTCGTCTGATCACCTCCAAGATGGCTGATGCTATCATCGAAGGCCGTCAGGGTGAAGAAAACGCCGCTCCAGCCGCTGATGCAGCTCCTGCAGAAGCAGCCGAAGACGCTAAGAACTAA
- the tsf gene encoding translation elongation factor Ts produces MAITAKQVKELRDKTQAGMMDVKKALVEADGDMDKAVDVLRERGLVKAAKKSSNIAAEGLAEVAVNGNDAAIVEVNAETDFVASNDKFQNFVASVAKTIAADEPADMDAALKLDLDGQSLDDAQKALTAVIGEKISLRRFEVAKKEDGDVFGFYLHNGGQIAVLVTLKGGDEATAKDIAMHIAAINPTYMNREQVPAAELKHQTDFFTEETKNEGKPEKIVPRIVEGRVNKWLSEISLVDQEFVKDPDQTVAAYLKSKGAEIKSYVRYEVGEGIEKKANDFAAEVAEQQGK; encoded by the coding sequence ATGGCTATTACCGCTAAACAGGTTAAGGAACTGCGCGACAAGACGCAGGCCGGCATGATGGACGTTAAGAAGGCGCTCGTTGAGGCCGATGGTGACATGGATAAGGCTGTTGACGTTCTGCGCGAACGTGGTCTTGTGAAGGCCGCTAAGAAGAGCAGCAACATCGCTGCTGAAGGTTTGGCTGAAGTTGCCGTTAATGGTAACGATGCTGCCATCGTTGAAGTTAACGCTGAAACCGACTTTGTTGCCTCAAACGACAAGTTCCAGAACTTTGTTGCTTCCGTTGCAAAGACGATTGCTGCTGACGAACCAGCTGATATGGATGCTGCCCTCAAGCTTGATCTTGACGGCCAGTCCCTTGATGACGCCCAGAAGGCTTTGACCGCCGTTATCGGTGAAAAGATTTCCCTGCGTCGTTTCGAAGTTGCCAAGAAGGAAGACGGCGACGTCTTCGGCTTCTACCTGCACAATGGTGGTCAGATTGCGGTTCTCGTTACGCTTAAGGGCGGCGATGAAGCAACTGCCAAGGATATTGCAATGCACATTGCTGCAATTAACCCTACCTACATGAACCGTGAACAGGTCCCTGCTGCAGAATTGAAGCACCAGACTGACTTCTTCACTGAAGAAACCAAGAATGAAGGCAAGCCAGAAAAGATCGTTCCTCGTATCGTTGAGGGCCGTGTTAACAAGTGGCTGTCCGAAATTTCACTGGTTGACCAGGAATTCGTTAAGGATCCTGACCAGACCGTTGCTGCTTACCTTAAGAGCAAGGGTGCTGAAATCAAGAGCTACGTTCGCTACGAAGTTGGTGAAGGTATCGAAAAGAAGGCCAATGACTTTGCAGCTGAAGTTGCAGAGCAGCAAGGCAAGTAA